Proteins encoded by one window of Roseibium sp. Sym1:
- the yidC gene encoding membrane protein insertase YidC: MISENRNTILAIVLSLIVLLGWQYFVASPQLERQQAELLAQQEAAQKAAGDSANPDAPKPSTAQGSDAAAPVAGQQGSFATREQALAASARVTIDTPSLEGSVNLKGGRLDDLRLKNYHETVDKSSPTIVLFSPSGSPKPYYTDYGWVADPGSDIALPAPDTVWSIEGEATLTQDTPLTLTWDNGAGLTFKRTYSVDENYMFTVAQSVENTGSDDVTLYPYGLIARNGTPETSSIYILHEGLLGVFGEEGLQEIDYSDLEEEGTIRPAQVDQGWLGITDKYWAATLIPTPGEEFQPSFSHSTTSGNFQADYLGNAVNVAAGSTGETSSYLFAGAKETKLLDGYEEALGIQRFELLIDWGWFYFLTKPMFFTIDYFFHLIGNFGVAILVVTVIVKLIFFPLANKSYVSMSKMKLVQPQMTEIREKYGDDKQKQQQALMELYKKEKINPLAGCLPILIQIPVFFSLYKVLYVTIEMRHAPFFGWIQDLSAPDPTTLFNLFGLIPWDPPQMLMLGVWPLIMGITMFIQMKMNPAPPDPTQQMIFTWMPVVFTFMLASFPAGLVIYWAWNNTLSVTQQYVIMRRQGAKVELWDNLGALFKRKKPAPEDKS; this comes from the coding sequence TTGATTTCTGAAAACCGCAACACGATTCTCGCAATCGTTCTGTCCCTGATTGTTCTGCTCGGCTGGCAGTATTTTGTTGCCAGTCCCCAGCTGGAACGCCAGCAGGCCGAACTTCTTGCCCAGCAGGAGGCCGCGCAAAAGGCCGCCGGCGACAGTGCCAACCCGGACGCGCCAAAGCCGAGCACCGCGCAGGGAAGCGATGCCGCAGCGCCCGTTGCCGGGCAGCAGGGGTCCTTTGCCACCCGCGAGCAGGCACTCGCCGCAAGCGCCCGTGTCACCATCGATACGCCCAGCCTCGAAGGCTCGGTCAATCTGAAAGGCGGTCGGCTCGACGACCTGCGCCTGAAGAATTATCACGAGACCGTCGACAAGAGCAGCCCGACCATCGTGCTGTTTTCGCCCTCGGGCAGCCCGAAGCCGTACTACACCGATTACGGCTGGGTCGCCGATCCGGGTTCCGACATCGCGCTTCCGGCACCGGACACCGTCTGGTCCATCGAAGGCGAAGCAACACTGACACAGGACACACCGCTGACCCTGACCTGGGACAACGGCGCGGGCCTGACCTTCAAGCGCACCTACTCGGTGGACGAGAACTACATGTTCACCGTGGCGCAATCGGTCGAGAACACGGGCTCCGATGACGTCACGCTATATCCCTATGGCCTGATCGCCCGCAACGGCACGCCGGAAACCAGCAGCATCTACATTCTCCATGAAGGTCTGCTCGGCGTGTTTGGCGAGGAAGGCCTGCAGGAAATCGACTATTCGGATCTGGAAGAGGAAGGCACCATCCGTCCGGCCCAGGTCGACCAGGGTTGGCTCGGTATCACCGACAAGTACTGGGCCGCGACCCTGATCCCGACACCGGGCGAGGAATTCCAGCCGAGTTTCAGCCATTCCACCACTTCCGGAAACTTCCAGGCGGATTATCTCGGCAATGCGGTCAATGTTGCCGCCGGGTCGACCGGCGAGACAAGTTCGTATCTGTTTGCCGGCGCCAAGGAAACCAAGCTGCTGGATGGCTACGAGGAAGCGCTCGGTATCCAGCGTTTCGAGCTGCTGATCGACTGGGGCTGGTTCTATTTCCTGACCAAGCCGATGTTCTTCACGATCGACTATTTCTTCCACCTCATTGGCAATTTCGGCGTCGCGATCCTGGTCGTGACGGTGATCGTCAAGCTGATCTTCTTCCCGCTCGCCAACAAGTCCTACGTCTCCATGAGCAAGATGAAGCTCGTGCAGCCCCAGATGACGGAGATCCGCGAGAAATACGGCGACGACAAGCAGAAGCAGCAACAGGCGCTGATGGAACTCTACAAGAAGGAGAAGATCAACCCGCTGGCCGGCTGTCTGCCGATCCTGATCCAGATCCCGGTGTTCTTCTCGCTCTACAAGGTGCTGTACGTCACCATCGAAATGCGCCACGCGCCGTTCTTCGGCTGGATCCAGGACCTGTCTGCTCCGGATCCGACGACCCTGTTCAACCTGTTCGGCCTGATCCCCTGGGACCCGCCGCAGATGCTGATGCTGGGCGTGTGGCCCCTGATCATGGGGATCACCATGTTCATCCAGATGAAGATGAACCCCGCTCCGCCCGACCCGACCCAGCAGATGATCTTCACCTGGATGCCCGTCGTGTTCACCTTCATGCTGGCCTCCTTCCCGGCCGGTCTGGTGATCTACTGGGCCTGGAACAACACCCTTTCGGTGACCCAGCAATATGTCATCATGCGCCGCCAGGGTGCCAAGGTGGAGCTCTGGGACAACCTGGGAGCCCTGTTCAAGCGCAAGAAACCGGCGCCCGAAGACAAGAGCTGA
- a CDS encoding CatB-related O-acetyltransferase, whose product MHGPSPDALHPFNGEPHTVFLKNVVTRPTIEIGDYTYYNDEAHAADFENRNVRYHFDFVGDRLTIGRFCALAQGTTFIMSGANHAMTGFSTYPFNIFQDGWEQGFDPATIFDHLKGDTLVENDVWFGTNATVMPGVTICSGAIIGAHAVVASDVPPYAVVVGNPGRVVKLRFPERIIERLLEIAWWDWPVERIARHLDAIRGADLAALEAAAAQDIPLDAAGKAG is encoded by the coding sequence ATGCACGGCCCCTCACCCGACGCACTTCATCCCTTCAACGGCGAACCGCACACGGTTTTCCTGAAAAACGTCGTCACCCGTCCGACCATCGAGATCGGCGACTACACCTATTACAACGACGAAGCCCACGCCGCGGATTTCGAGAACCGCAATGTGCGCTATCACTTCGACTTTGTCGGCGACCGGCTGACAATCGGCCGGTTCTGTGCCCTGGCGCAAGGCACCACCTTCATCATGAGCGGCGCCAACCACGCCATGACCGGGTTCTCCACCTATCCGTTCAACATCTTTCAGGACGGCTGGGAACAGGGCTTCGACCCGGCGACGATCTTCGATCACCTGAAGGGCGACACGCTGGTGGAAAACGATGTCTGGTTCGGCACCAACGCCACTGTCATGCCGGGCGTGACCATCTGTTCGGGGGCCATTATCGGCGCGCATGCGGTCGTCGCCTCGGATGTGCCGCCCTACGCGGTGGTGGTCGGCAATCCGGGACGCGTGGTCAAACTGCGTTTTCCGGAGCGGATCATCGAACGCCTCCTGGAGATTGCCTGGTGGGACTGGCCGGTGGAGCGGATCGCCCGACACCTCGATGCCATCCGGGGCGCGGACCTCGCCGCGCTGGAAGCGGCGGCCGCGCAAGACATCCCGCTCGACGCCGCGGGCAAGGCGGGGTAG
- the yihA gene encoding ribosome biogenesis GTP-binding protein YihA/YsxC encodes MSEDQTYTQEDLEAGRLLFARPWDFLTSVTDMANLPEAAGTEIAFAGRSNVGKSSLINALTGRKGLARTSSTPGRTQMLNFFVAPETPLTIVDMPGYGYAQAPKELVEAWTKLVFSYLRGRPNLRRVILLIDSRHGIKKNDLEAMELLDKAAVVYQVVLTKADKIKPPALTRLIADTQALLAKRVAAHPIVLATSSEKNRGVDELKAELCLLASQ; translated from the coding sequence ATGAGTGAAGATCAAACCTATACCCAGGAAGACCTCGAAGCCGGGCGGCTGTTGTTCGCCCGGCCGTGGGACTTCCTGACCAGCGTCACCGACATGGCCAACCTGCCGGAGGCGGCCGGTACCGAGATCGCCTTTGCCGGCCGGTCCAATGTCGGCAAGTCCAGCCTGATCAACGCGCTGACCGGGCGCAAGGGACTGGCGCGAACCTCGTCCACACCCGGCCGCACGCAGATGCTGAATTTCTTCGTGGCACCGGAGACGCCTCTGACCATCGTCGACATGCCCGGCTACGGCTATGCGCAAGCGCCGAAGGAACTGGTCGAGGCATGGACGAAGCTGGTGTTTTCCTACCTGCGCGGACGGCCCAACCTGCGCCGGGTGATCCTCCTGATCGACAGCCGGCACGGCATCAAGAAAAACGACCTGGAAGCGATGGAGCTGCTCGACAAGGCGGCCGTCGTCTACCAGGTGGTGCTGACCAAGGCCGACAAGATCAAGCCGCCCGCTCTCACGCGGCTGATCGCGGACACGCAGGCCCTGTTGGCCAAGCGCGTGGCGGCGCATCCGATCGTTCTGGCCACCTCCTCGGAAAAGAACCGGGGCGTGGACGAACTCAAGGCGGAGCTCTGCCTCCTGGCCAGCCAGTGA
- the argB gene encoding acetylglutamate kinase — MTTPETSSRAEIIAHALPYMQRYDNKTVVVKYGGHAMGDPELGQAFARDITLLRQSGVNPVVVHGGGPQIGKMLERLNIVSEFKGGLRVTDRATVEVVEMVLAGSINKEIVQLINAEGGRAVGLCGKDGNLVTARKLQRTVVDPDSNIESVVDLGFVGEPAKVNPTVLSLVLKEDIIPVIAPVAPGDDGETYNINADTAAGAIAGALNATRLLFLTDVPGVLDKDGKLIKQLTVAKARELIADGTISGGMIPKVETCIEALDRGVEGVVILNGKVSHAVLLELFTDGGAGTLIRP, encoded by the coding sequence ATGACCACACCCGAAACGTCCAGCCGCGCCGAAATCATCGCTCATGCCCTGCCCTACATGCAGCGCTATGACAACAAGACCGTCGTCGTAAAATATGGCGGCCATGCCATGGGCGATCCGGAACTGGGCCAGGCCTTTGCGCGCGACATCACGTTGCTGCGCCAGTCCGGTGTCAACCCGGTGGTCGTTCACGGTGGCGGCCCCCAGATCGGCAAGATGCTGGAGCGACTCAACATTGTCAGCGAGTTCAAGGGCGGCCTCAGGGTCACCGACAGGGCAACCGTCGAGGTTGTCGAGATGGTTCTGGCCGGCTCGATCAACAAGGAAATCGTCCAGCTGATCAACGCAGAGGGCGGCCGCGCGGTCGGACTATGCGGCAAGGACGGCAACCTTGTGACGGCCCGCAAGCTGCAACGCACCGTGGTCGACCCGGACAGCAATATCGAGAGCGTTGTCGATCTGGGTTTCGTCGGCGAGCCGGCAAAGGTCAACCCGACGGTGCTCAGCCTGGTTCTGAAGGAAGACATCATCCCGGTGATCGCTCCGGTCGCACCCGGCGACGACGGCGAGACCTACAACATCAACGCGGACACCGCGGCCGGTGCCATCGCGGGCGCGCTCAATGCGACGCGCCTGCTGTTCCTCACCGATGTGCCCGGCGTACTCGACAAGGACGGCAAGCTGATCAAGCAGCTCACCGTCGCCAAGGCGCGTGAACTGATTGCGGACGGCACGATTTCCGGTGGCATGATCCCGAAGGTGGAGACCTGCATCGAGGCGCTGGACCGCGGCGTCGAAGGCGTCGTCATTCTCAATGGCAAGGTGTCGCACGCGGTTCTGCTTGAGCTGTTCACCGATGGTGGCGCGGGGACCTTGATACGCCCGTGA
- a CDS encoding pyrimidine 5'-nucleotidase has product MTGNPSLPREGAHAHKRDLRLFKGVEAWVFDLDNTLYPHEADLFSQINEQIARYVQKLLDLGHDEAMSHQKELYHEYGTTLRGLMTRHKIDPDDYLQFVHDIDYSVLDPNPELGRAIAALPGKKFIFTNGDRPHAERTATALGISDHFEDIFDIVSADLVPKPNRETYDKFVGRTGISPARAAMFEDLAKNLRVPHALGMCTTLIIPAGSRHVFEESWDLEGEPYPHVDFVTEDLTGFLKAVLGAIS; this is encoded by the coding sequence GTGACCGGAAACCCTTCCCTGCCCCGCGAAGGGGCCCATGCCCACAAGCGTGACCTGCGCCTGTTCAAGGGCGTTGAAGCCTGGGTGTTCGACCTCGACAACACGCTTTACCCGCATGAAGCCGACCTGTTCTCCCAGATCAACGAACAGATCGCGCGCTACGTGCAGAAGCTTCTCGACCTCGGCCATGACGAGGCGATGAGCCATCAGAAGGAACTCTATCACGAATACGGCACGACGCTGCGCGGCCTGATGACCCGCCACAAGATCGATCCGGACGACTATCTGCAATTCGTGCATGACATCGACTATTCGGTGCTCGATCCCAATCCGGAACTGGGAAGGGCCATTGCCGCGCTGCCTGGCAAGAAGTTTATCTTCACCAATGGCGACCGGCCGCACGCGGAACGCACGGCGACCGCGCTCGGAATCTCCGACCATTTCGAGGATATCTTCGACATCGTGTCGGCGGATCTCGTGCCCAAGCCGAACCGGGAAACCTATGACAAGTTTGTCGGCCGGACCGGCATCAGCCCGGCCCGCGCCGCCATGTTCGAGGACCTTGCCAAGAACCTGCGCGTCCCCCATGCGCTCGGCATGTGCACCACATTGATCATTCCGGCCGGGTCCCGCCACGTCTTCGAGGAAAGCTGGGATCTGGAGGGCGAGCCCTATCCGCATGTCGACTTCGTGACCGAGGATCTGACCGGGTTTCTGAAAGCCGTGCTCGGGGCGATCAGCTAA
- a CDS encoding LysR substrate-binding domain-containing protein: MASLRALHAFSLLARHGRAALAAEKLGVSPSALSHLMRKLESELGATLVNRDGRGLTLTEEGQRLALSLGDAFDRIEEAVDSFRRRGRTELRISTVSTFATRWLIPRLPDFQASQQDVELLLSASTRMVDLDRENYDCAIRLGTGNWPSVESHLLWKEHLAVAVAPALLKDKDPNAPGTLRGLRLLHSASRRGDWVRWLEDAGLDHPDTKSGTVLQSRDLAIQAAIAGMGAIVIDRRFVSQELEAGHLIMPDWKVVELDTGYWFVRSPVRTLTRPVAAFRDWLQTAA, encoded by the coding sequence ATGGCGTCCCTGCGCGCGCTTCACGCTTTTTCCCTGCTTGCCCGCCACGGCCGGGCAGCGCTGGCCGCCGAGAAGCTCGGCGTCTCGCCCTCCGCGCTGTCGCATCTCATGCGCAAGCTGGAAAGCGAGCTGGGTGCAACCCTGGTCAACCGCGACGGGCGCGGCCTGACACTGACCGAGGAAGGCCAGCGCCTGGCCCTCAGTCTCGGTGATGCCTTCGACCGGATCGAGGAAGCCGTCGACAGTTTCAGGCGGCGCGGGCGCACGGAGCTCAGGATCAGCACGGTGTCGACCTTCGCCACCCGCTGGCTGATCCCGCGCCTGCCGGATTTCCAGGCCAGCCAGCAGGATGTCGAACTGCTGCTGTCGGCGTCCACCCGCATGGTGGACCTTGACCGCGAGAACTACGACTGCGCCATTCGCCTCGGCACCGGCAACTGGCCAAGCGTGGAAAGTCACCTGCTCTGGAAAGAGCATCTCGCGGTGGCTGTCGCACCCGCCCTGCTCAAGGACAAGGATCCGAATGCACCGGGAACCCTGAGGGGCCTGCGCCTGCTGCACAGCGCCTCGCGGCGCGGGGACTGGGTCCGCTGGCTCGAAGATGCCGGTCTGGATCACCCCGACACCAAGTCCGGAACCGTGCTGCAGAGCCGGGACCTGGCGATCCAGGCGGCCATTGCCGGCATGGGTGCGATCGTCATCGACCGACGCTTCGTTTCCCAGGAGCTGGAGGCAGGGCATCTGATCATGCCGGACTGGAAAGTGGTCGAACTCGACACCGGGTACTGGTTTGTGCGCTCGCCGGTGCGAACGCTCACGCGCCCTGTTGCCGCCTTCCGCGACTGGCTCCAGACCGCGGCTTGA
- a CDS encoding TIGR01777 family oxidoreductase → MDNPLLWSLISLQIVMGAFDMLVHHEGSERLAWRASQKTELRLHGVRNFFYALIFLCFGWLETHGVFAVVLAVILAAEVLITLWDFVEEDLTRKLPWTERINHTLLALNYGAILALFAPTLWAWALLPSALVPVSYGWLSVLATVSSLGVGVFSARDLLAAARSDRLSRGDPAALVADLPPRQHILVTGGTGFVGRRLVEALVTAGHQVTVLTRDARRADDLTHPVRVITRLDQVHGQDRVDAIVNLAGDPVANGLWTPKKRARILASRVDMTNAVHALVTRLERKPRCLINGSAVGWYGLRGDEKLTEEAAPSPAFVHDVCDRWERAAGSVAKEKLRVVCLRIGLVLGVEGGMLARLLTPFEFGVGGVMGSGRQWMSWIERDDLIRVIVRTMTDASLEGPVNATAPNPVRNADFTRALAGALHRPAVLRFPEGVLSRVLGDMGRETMLGGQRVMPQKLLSAGFVFQHPEIGPMLKVITGAKSGEPERVRRDRTATA, encoded by the coding sequence ATGGATAATCCTCTTCTCTGGAGCCTGATCTCCCTGCAGATCGTCATGGGCGCCTTCGATATGCTGGTACATCACGAAGGCAGCGAGCGCCTGGCCTGGCGCGCCTCCCAGAAAACGGAACTGCGCTTGCACGGCGTGCGCAACTTCTTCTACGCCCTGATCTTCCTCTGCTTCGGCTGGCTGGAGACCCATGGCGTCTTCGCGGTCGTTCTGGCCGTGATCCTGGCAGCCGAGGTGCTGATCACCCTGTGGGATTTCGTCGAGGAGGATCTGACACGCAAACTGCCCTGGACCGAGCGTATCAACCACACTCTGCTGGCGCTCAATTATGGTGCCATCCTGGCCCTGTTCGCCCCGACGCTCTGGGCGTGGGCCCTTCTGCCAAGCGCCTTGGTGCCTGTCAGTTACGGCTGGTTGAGCGTCCTGGCAACGGTCTCTTCGCTTGGTGTCGGTGTGTTCAGCGCCCGCGACCTGCTGGCCGCGGCGCGCAGCGACCGGCTCTCCCGGGGCGATCCCGCCGCATTGGTCGCGGACCTGCCGCCACGCCAGCATATCCTGGTCACCGGCGGCACCGGTTTCGTCGGCCGGAGGCTGGTCGAGGCGCTTGTCACGGCCGGCCATCAGGTGACGGTTCTGACCCGTGACGCGCGCAGGGCCGATGACCTGACACACCCGGTCCGGGTGATCACGAGACTGGATCAGGTCCACGGGCAGGACCGGGTCGATGCGATCGTGAACCTGGCGGGAGACCCGGTGGCGAACGGCCTGTGGACGCCGAAAAAGCGGGCGCGCATCCTCGCCAGCCGCGTCGACATGACCAACGCTGTACACGCCCTGGTGACGCGGCTGGAGCGCAAACCCCGCTGCCTGATCAACGGCTCGGCCGTTGGCTGGTACGGACTGCGCGGCGACGAGAAGCTGACGGAAGAGGCAGCCCCGAGCCCGGCTTTTGTCCACGATGTCTGTGACCGGTGGGAGCGGGCAGCCGGCAGTGTCGCAAAGGAGAAGCTGCGCGTGGTCTGCCTGCGCATCGGCCTGGTGCTCGGCGTCGAGGGCGGCATGCTGGCGAGGCTCCTGACACCGTTCGAATTCGGCGTTGGCGGCGTGATGGGGTCCGGCCGGCAATGGATGTCCTGGATCGAACGCGACGATCTGATCCGCGTCATCGTGCGGACCATGACCGACGCCAGCCTGGAAGGTCCGGTCAACGCGACTGCGCCGAACCCGGTGCGCAATGCGGACTTTACCCGGGCGCTCGCCGGAGCGCTGCACCGTCCGGCGGTCTTGCGGTTCCCGGAAGGGGTGCTGTCGAGGGTGCTTGGCGACATGGGCCGGGAAACGATGCTCGGTGGCCAGCGCGTCATGCCCCAAAAGCTGCTGTCGGCCGGCTTCGTGTTTCAGCATCCCGAGATCGGACCGATGCTGAAGGTGATCACCGGTGCAAAGTCGGGTGAACCCGAGCGGGTTCGCCGGGACAGGACCGCGACGGCCTGA
- a CDS encoding DUF4166 domain-containing protein has protein sequence MLSDCIAPPKAASGDRRFRDLLGEAAWSSLPGAVKRRFGKRLKGGASVVYQGRVTDMRLNPAGWLLAQLARTIGAPLPYDRTCLHQPAVVSVTEDIAGDGQFWLRQYGRAAGFPQVIHSSKRFSGPTGIEEYIGAGVGIALRVNAGRDGLTFTSDHYFLQLLNWRLRLPRWLRPGALTITHRDLGSARFLFSLSLKSRVLGELVHQDAIFHDSEDTYNG, from the coding sequence ATGCTGAGCGACTGCATTGCCCCGCCCAAGGCGGCTTCGGGGGACCGCCGTTTTCGCGACCTCCTGGGAGAGGCGGCCTGGTCTTCGTTGCCCGGGGCGGTGAAGCGCCGGTTCGGCAAACGCCTGAAGGGCGGCGCGAGCGTGGTTTACCAGGGCCGTGTCACCGACATGCGCTTGAACCCGGCCGGCTGGCTGCTTGCCCAGCTTGCGCGGACAATCGGCGCGCCCTTGCCCTATGACAGGACCTGCCTGCACCAGCCGGCCGTTGTCTCGGTGACCGAGGACATCGCCGGTGACGGCCAGTTCTGGCTGCGCCAATACGGCCGCGCGGCCGGGTTTCCCCAGGTCATCCATAGCTCCAAGAGATTTTCCGGTCCGACCGGCATCGAGGAATATATCGGCGCGGGTGTCGGCATTGCCTTGAGGGTCAACGCCGGGCGCGATGGTCTCACCTTCACGAGCGACCATTATTTTCTTCAGCTTTTGAATTGGCGGCTGCGGCTGCCGCGCTGGCTGCGGCCCGGCGCGCTGACCATCACCCATCGCGACCTCGGCAGCGCGCGCTTTCTGTTTTCCCTTTCCCTCAAGAGCCGCGTCCTGGGCGAACTGGTTCACCAGGACGCGATCTTTCACGACAGCGAGGACACGTATAATGGATAA
- a CDS encoding GbsR/MarR family transcriptional regulator — translation MTEITDKNDPSAKEQFILYWGDMGGQWGVNRSVAQIHALLYLSPDPLNAEQISEELGIARSNVSNSLKELVGWRLIQRVPVAGDRREHFVAETDVWEMALLIAKGRKEREIDPAIRAIDMCVGQAEAEKSLHPVTLARMREMQDFLATADRWWNQMFSVPKSKLATLVKMGDKVIALLKIGGKKTD, via the coding sequence ATGACAGAAATTACCGACAAGAACGATCCTTCCGCGAAGGAGCAGTTCATCCTCTATTGGGGGGACATGGGCGGCCAGTGGGGCGTCAACCGTTCTGTGGCGCAGATCCATGCGCTGCTCTACCTCAGCCCAGATCCCCTCAACGCGGAGCAGATTTCGGAAGAGTTGGGAATTGCCCGCTCGAACGTCTCCAATTCCCTGAAGGAACTGGTTGGCTGGCGCCTCATCCAGAGAGTGCCGGTGGCGGGCGACAGGCGGGAACATTTTGTTGCGGAAACCGACGTCTGGGAAATGGCGTTGCTGATCGCAAAGGGCCGCAAGGAACGCGAGATCGATCCGGCAATCCGGGCGATTGACATGTGCGTCGGCCAGGCGGAAGCGGAGAAGAGCCTGCATCCGGTCACGCTCGCGCGGATGCGGGAGATGCAGGACTTCCTGGCAACGGCGGACCGTTGGTGGAACCAGATGTTCAGCGTACCGAAATCGAAACTCGCCACCCTGGTCAAGATGGGCGACAAGGTCATCGCGCTCCTCAAGATCGGCGGCAAGAAAACGGACTGA
- a CDS encoding IS5 family transposase encodes MSRYDLTDFEWRVIEPLLPNKPRGVPRVDDRRVLNGIFWVLRSGTPWRDLPERYGPRTTCYNRFVRWRKVGVWDRMMDAITAAHEGDIQMIDSTSVRAHQQAATAKKGDRDHCLGRSRGGLTTKIHAVVDAQGLPIRLSLNAGQSHDGQAAYDLLDHVGSGTIVLADKAYDADRIRAALREKGAFANIPPKANRRSKPYFSTWLYRERNLIERFFSKLKHFRRVATRYDKLAENFLAMVQLASMRLWLRVYESTT; translated from the coding sequence ATGAGCCGATATGACCTGACCGACTTCGAATGGCGCGTGATTGAGCCACTCCTGCCCAACAAGCCCCGAGGCGTGCCGCGCGTCGATGATCGACGCGTTCTAAACGGCATCTTCTGGGTACTGCGTTCCGGAACGCCATGGCGCGACTTGCCGGAGCGTTACGGTCCGCGCACCACCTGCTACAACCGCTTCGTTCGATGGCGAAAGGTTGGCGTCTGGGACCGGATGATGGATGCCATCACAGCCGCGCATGAAGGCGACATCCAGATGATCGATAGCACCTCCGTTCGCGCCCACCAGCAGGCCGCGACGGCAAAAAAGGGGGATCGAGATCATTGTCTCGGTCGTTCCCGAGGCGGCCTCACGACCAAAATCCACGCGGTTGTCGACGCGCAAGGCCTCCCAATCCGGCTGAGCCTTAACGCTGGACAAAGCCATGATGGGCAAGCCGCTTACGATCTACTTGACCATGTTGGTAGCGGAACAATCGTGCTCGCGGACAAGGCATACGATGCCGACCGTATCCGGGCGGCTCTCCGCGAAAAGGGCGCGTTCGCCAACATCCCTCCCAAGGCCAACCGGAGGTCGAAACCCTACTTCAGCACATGGCTCTACCGCGAGCGGAACCTGATCGAGCGCTTCTTCTCTAAGTTGAAGCACTTCCGCCGGGTCGCTACCCGCTACGATAAGCTGGCCGAGAACTTCCTCGCCATGGTCCAACTCGCCTCAATGCGGCTGTGGCTGCGCGTTTATGAGTCTACGACCTAA
- a CDS encoding cupin domain-containing protein produces MHAYLPFDLDDIVPERETPAPEKVISGDPQFTTWLVEARDSDTLFTGVWEATPGSWRISYDEWEFCSILSGRSRLTGKDGATREVGPGDSFVLQPGFAGVWEVLETTRKLFVIRLPA; encoded by the coding sequence ATGCACGCCTATCTTCCGTTCGACCTCGATGACATTGTTCCCGAACGCGAAACACCAGCGCCGGAAAAGGTCATTTCGGGAGACCCTCAATTCACGACCTGGCTTGTCGAAGCCCGGGACAGCGACACGCTGTTCACCGGCGTGTGGGAGGCGACGCCCGGTTCCTGGCGCATTTCCTATGACGAATGGGAGTTCTGCTCGATCCTGTCCGGCAGATCCCGCCTGACCGGCAAGGACGGTGCAACACGTGAGGTCGGACCGGGGGACAGTTTCGTCCTGCAACCGGGCTTTGCCGGGGTCTGGGAAGTCCTGGAAACGACCAGGAAACTCTTCGTCATCCGCCTGCCGGCCTGA